From one Candidatus Effluviviaceae Genus I sp. genomic stretch:
- a CDS encoding metal ABC transporter permease — protein sequence MGFLEAVGTHAFLRHALVACALASVAAAVVGSYVVVRRMTAIAGGVAHSVLGGIGAAAYLEAAHGWQALHPLHGAAVAAVLSGVVIGIAGARGRERPDTVIGVVWAVGMAAGVLFLSRTPGYGQNLVSYLFGNVLMVTRGHIWLIAALDVIVLAAAVRFRSGLFATSFDEEFAVARGVNVAFHHMLLVILTALSVVLLVTVVGIVMSIALLTIPPAIAGRYTRSLLSMMVAAGAVCLVLTSGGLAASYALDLPSGATIIVLAGAAYALLVPPARRIRRSRLWPVGAPGGI from the coding sequence ATGGGGTTCCTCGAGGCGGTCGGCACCCACGCCTTCCTGCGGCACGCGCTCGTTGCCTGCGCGCTCGCAAGCGTCGCGGCGGCCGTGGTCGGCAGCTACGTGGTCGTCCGGAGGATGACGGCGATCGCCGGAGGCGTCGCGCACTCGGTGCTCGGGGGGATCGGCGCGGCCGCGTATCTTGAGGCAGCGCACGGGTGGCAGGCGCTCCATCCTCTCCACGGCGCGGCGGTCGCCGCCGTTCTCTCGGGCGTCGTCATCGGCATCGCGGGAGCCCGGGGCCGCGAGAGGCCCGACACGGTCATCGGGGTCGTGTGGGCGGTCGGCATGGCGGCCGGCGTGCTGTTCCTGTCAAGGACGCCGGGGTACGGGCAGAACCTCGTGAGCTACCTCTTCGGCAACGTCCTCATGGTGACCCGCGGGCACATCTGGCTCATCGCCGCGCTGGATGTCATCGTCCTCGCGGCCGCCGTCCGGTTCCGGAGCGGCCTGTTCGCCACGTCCTTCGACGAGGAGTTCGCCGTCGCGCGCGGCGTGAACGTCGCGTTCCACCACATGCTGCTCGTCATCCTCACCGCGCTCTCGGTGGTGCTCCTCGTCACCGTCGTGGGCATCGTGATGAGCATCGCCCTCCTCACGATCCCGCCGGCGATCGCGGGGCGCTACACGCGAAGCCTCCTGTCCATGATGGTCGCTGCGGGCGCTGTCTGCCTCGTCCTCACGTCGGGCGGCCTCGCGGCGAGCTACGCGCTGGACCTTCCTTCGGGAGCGACCATCATCGTGCTCGCGGGCGCCGCGTACGCGCTTCTTGTCCCGCCGGCGCGGCGGATCAGGCGGTCTCGACTGTGGCCGGTGGGCGCGCCGGGGGGGATCTAG
- a CDS encoding ABC transporter ATP-binding protein: MAPAVDPAVRFESVSYAYGQRPAVSDVTLTIPRGGFAAVIGPNGGGKTTLLKLALGLLKPSRGTVEVLGTTPQAARSRIGYMPQRAQIDPLFPAPVGDVVLAGRIGPAAAAYTRSDREAATAAAERVGLGELRRTPFSALSGGQRQRALIARALVADPELLLLDEPTANLDVAMENDLYDLLASLSGTLTIVLVSHDLGFVSPIADTVVCVKETVTVHPTCELTGEAIRTTYGREVLAVRHDRDARGHGGER, from the coding sequence ATGGCGCCCGCCGTTGACCCCGCCGTCCGCTTCGAGAGCGTCTCCTACGCCTACGGTCAGCGGCCCGCCGTGAGCGACGTCACGCTCACGATCCCGCGCGGCGGGTTCGCAGCCGTCATCGGTCCCAACGGCGGCGGCAAGACGACGCTCCTCAAGCTCGCGCTCGGGCTCCTGAAGCCCTCGCGCGGCACGGTCGAGGTTCTCGGGACGACGCCGCAGGCCGCGCGCAGCCGCATCGGCTACATGCCCCAGCGCGCCCAGATCGACCCGCTGTTCCCCGCACCGGTGGGGGACGTCGTCCTGGCGGGACGGATCGGCCCGGCCGCGGCGGCCTACACGCGGAGCGACCGGGAGGCCGCGACGGCCGCGGCGGAGCGCGTCGGACTGGGTGAGCTGCGCCGGACGCCGTTCTCGGCGCTGTCCGGCGGCCAGCGACAGCGCGCGCTCATCGCGCGTGCCCTGGTCGCCGACCCTGAGCTCCTGCTCCTCGACGAGCCGACGGCGAACCTCGACGTCGCGATGGAGAACGACCTGTACGATCTCCTCGCGTCGCTCTCCGGGACGCTCACGATCGTCCTGGTCTCGCACGATCTCGGGTTCGTGTCCCCCATCGCCGACACGGTCGTCTGCGTCAAGGAAACCGTCACCGTCCACCCCACGTGTGAGCTCACCGGCGAGGCCATCCGCACGACGTACGGGCGCGAGGTCCTCGCGGTGCGCCACGACCGGGACGCCCGCGGACACGGAGGCGAGCGATGA
- a CDS encoding desulfoferrodoxin yields the protein MTAKLQIYKCEACGNIVEVLHEGAGELVCCGRPMALVTENTVDASKEKHVPVVEPTATGVKVKVGGVPHPMEEKHYIEWIEVISDGKAYREFLQPGGAPEAVFRVTGPIAAVREYCNVHGLWKA from the coding sequence ATGACGGCGAAGCTGCAGATCTACAAGTGCGAGGCGTGCGGGAACATCGTCGAGGTCCTGCACGAGGGGGCGGGCGAGCTCGTGTGCTGCGGCAGGCCCATGGCGCTCGTGACCGAGAACACCGTGGACGCGTCGAAGGAGAAGCACGTCCCGGTGGTGGAGCCGACGGCGACAGGCGTCAAGGTCAAGGTGGGAGGCGTTCCGCACCCGATGGAGGAGAAGCACTACATCGAGTGGATCGAGGTGATCTCGGATGGCAAGGCCTACCGCGAGTTCCTGCAGCCGGGCGGGGCGCCCGAGGCCGTGTTCCGCGTCACCGGGCCCATCGCGGCCGTCCGCGAGTACTGCAACGTCCACGGCCTGTGGAAGGCGTGA
- a CDS encoding CopG family transcriptional regulator, with protein sequence MPRKKTETISFKADTALLDAIEGIANRSEFIRGAILAALESACPLCSGTGTLTPDQKRHWNEFAEDHPIRTCGHCHEPRIYCARKP encoded by the coding sequence ATGCCCAGGAAGAAGACGGAGACCATATCGTTCAAGGCGGACACGGCGCTCCTCGATGCGATCGAGGGGATCGCCAATCGCTCCGAGTTCATCCGCGGCGCGATCCTCGCGGCGCTCGAGAGCGCGTGTCCTCTGTGCAGCGGCACGGGGACGCTCACGCCGGACCAGAAGCGTCACTGGAACGAGTTCGCGGAGGACCACCCCATCAGGACGTGCGGCCACTGCCACGAGCCACGCATCTACTGCGCGAGGAAGCCGTGA
- a CDS encoding rubrerythrin family protein — MSVKGTKTEKNILTAFSGESQARNRYTYFASKARKEGYVQIADVFEETANQEREHAKRLFKLLEGGEVEITGKFPAGVVGTTAENLAEAAGGENHEWTTMYPEFAKIAREEGLNSIACIFEAIAVAEKQHEKRYQGLLGNIKADRVFKRGEKVVWRCRNCGYILSCASAPEKCPACDHPQAHFELLCENW; from the coding sequence GTGAGCGTCAAGGGAACGAAGACCGAGAAGAACATCCTGACCGCGTTCAGCGGCGAGTCGCAGGCGAGGAACCGCTACACGTACTTCGCGAGCAAGGCGCGCAAGGAGGGCTACGTCCAGATCGCGGACGTCTTCGAAGAGACCGCGAACCAGGAGCGCGAGCACGCCAAGCGCCTCTTCAAGCTCCTCGAGGGCGGCGAGGTCGAGATCACCGGGAAGTTCCCGGCGGGCGTCGTCGGCACGACGGCCGAGAACCTCGCGGAGGCCGCCGGCGGCGAGAACCACGAGTGGACGACCATGTACCCCGAGTTCGCGAAGATCGCCCGCGAAGAGGGCCTGAACTCCATCGCGTGCATCTTCGAGGCGATCGCGGTGGCTGAGAAGCAGCACGAGAAGCGGTACCAGGGGCTCCTGGGGAACATCAAGGCCGACCGCGTGTTCAAGAGGGGTGAGAAGGTCGTGTGGCGCTGCCGCAACTGCGGCTACATCCTGAGCTGCGCCTCGGCGCCCGAGAAGTGCCCGGCGTGCGATCATCCGCAGGCGCACTTCGAGCTTCTGTGCGAGAACTGGTAG
- a CDS encoding zinc ABC transporter substrate-binding protein → MRARAARWRGRWRLATAAAVVALQLAAGAPAPAAAASSTAATPERPALSTVAGIDPIAFVVERVGGPRVEVRVAVSAGQDPHTYEPTPAQMAALSGGRLYFRTGLPFEERLLGRIAEVAPQLAVVDVGRGVPRRRADDGAHRPGAHDDGADAGHDHGEADPHIWMSPRLMKTIAGTVCDALVEADPAGADEYRRRLEALLSDLDTLHAEIAAALAPLRGRSLYVFHDAFGYFADAYGLRQVAIETGGREPGPRRVAGIIESARRDGIRVIFVQPQFSTLSAQAIAREIGGAVVPFDPLARDYIASMRKAAGAVAAALSAGG, encoded by the coding sequence GTGAGGGCCCGGGCAGCGCGGTGGCGCGGGAGGTGGCGCCTCGCGACGGCGGCGGCCGTCGTGGCGCTCCAGCTTGCGGCGGGCGCGCCCGCGCCGGCTGCGGCCGCTTCCTCGACCGCGGCGACGCCCGAGCGGCCCGCGCTGAGCACGGTCGCAGGCATCGACCCCATCGCCTTCGTCGTCGAGCGCGTCGGCGGGCCCCGGGTCGAGGTTCGCGTGGCCGTGAGCGCAGGCCAGGACCCGCACACGTACGAGCCCACGCCGGCGCAGATGGCGGCGCTGTCGGGAGGTCGCCTCTACTTCCGGACCGGCCTGCCCTTCGAGGAGCGGCTCCTCGGGCGCATCGCCGAGGTCGCTCCGCAGCTGGCCGTTGTCGATGTCGGCCGGGGCGTGCCGCGACGACGGGCGGACGACGGCGCCCATCGGCCCGGGGCGCACGATGACGGCGCGGATGCCGGGCACGACCACGGCGAGGCGGACCCCCACATCTGGATGAGCCCGCGCCTCATGAAGACCATCGCCGGCACCGTGTGTGACGCCCTCGTCGAGGCCGACCCGGCCGGCGCCGACGAGTACCGTCGGCGTCTCGAGGCGCTCCTCTCCGACCTCGACACGCTCCATGCCGAGATCGCCGCGGCGCTCGCGCCTCTCCGCGGTCGGAGCCTCTACGTGTTCCACGACGCGTTCGGCTATTTCGCCGACGCGTACGGCCTCCGGCAGGTGGCCATCGAGACCGGCGGCAGGGAACCGGGGCCGAGGCGCGTGGCGGGCATCATCGAGAGCGCGAGGCGAGACGGGATCCGGGTCATCTTCGTCCAGCCGCAGTTCTCGACGCTGAGCGCGCAGGCGATCGCGCGAGAGATCGGCGGCGCGGTCGTGCCGTTCGATCCGCTCGCCAGGGACTACATCGCGAGCATGAGGAAGGCGGCCGGCGCGGTCGCGGCCGCGCTGTCCGCGGGAGGCTGA
- a CDS encoding transcriptional repressor: MTRARAAILEELERSHSHPTADELHLSVRKRLDGVSLATVYRGLDALAREGRVRVIETQGGARRFDRAEGEHYHAVCDRCGRVSDVGLCLRTPLESAVVGGDGFRLTGHRLCFTGLCPACVEKQRKARKNGNGRRAK; encoded by the coding sequence ATGACCCGGGCGAGAGCGGCGATCCTCGAGGAACTCGAGCGGTCTCACAGCCATCCCACCGCGGACGAGCTGCATCTGTCCGTGAGGAAACGGCTCGACGGCGTGAGCCTTGCCACCGTGTACCGCGGGCTCGACGCGCTGGCCCGCGAGGGTCGGGTGCGCGTGATCGAGACGCAGGGTGGGGCGAGGCGCTTCGACCGCGCGGAGGGGGAGCACTACCACGCCGTCTGTGACCGATGCGGTCGTGTGAGCGACGTAGGGCTCTGTCTGCGGACGCCGCTGGAGTCCGCGGTGGTCGGCGGTGACGGCTTCCGGCTGACGGGGCACAGACTCTGTTTCACCGGGCTCTGCCCGGCGTGCGTTGAGAAGCAGCGGAAGGCGCGGAAGAACGGCAACGGAAGGAGGGCGAAGTGA